The genomic segment ACGCGGTCGAAACGGTGGAAACATCGTTCTCGAAGGAGGAGCCGAGTTTTCTCTACCTGGCGCTCACCGGCCCGCACACTCCCTGGTTACCGGCTGAGGAATTCCACGGCAGTGGAGGAGCTGGGCTCTACAGCGAGTTCGTCGCCCATGTCAACGCCGTCGTCGGGCGAGTTGTCGAAGCGATCGACGAGAGCGGCGAAGCCGACAACACGATGGTCATCTTCTCCAGCGACAATGGTCCGGTCTGGTACGAGAACGACGAAGAGCGATTTCAGCACGACAGCACCGGCCCGCTGCGAGGGATGAAGGGCGACGCCTGGGAAGGCGGACATCGGATGCCGTTCCTGATTCGCTGGCCCGCTCAGCTTCGAGGCTATTCGGAATCGGATGAACTCATCGGCTTCATCGATCTCCTGCCGACCCTGGCTGAGATCACCGGCACCGAACTTGAAACGGCTGACCGCATCGACGGACGCAGCTTCGCGGCCCTGCTCGATCTGCCGACGAAAGAGCCGTGGCCGCGTGGAGAACGGGTGATGCTGCAACACCACAGCGGCAGCGTGATTCGAGCCGGCTCGTGGAAACTGATCACGCGGCTCGGCTCCGGAGGGTTTTCGAAACCGAGCAAAGAGAAACCGCAGCCCGGCGGCCCGAAGGGGCAGCTGTACGACATGGTTTATGACCGTGGCGAAGCCGACAATCTCTGGCTGGAACACCCGGAAATCGTCGAAAAACTGATGCGTCAGCGGCAGGAAATCATCGACGCACACGAATAACAAGGGAGCCTGCACGATCGGCACAACCGGTTCAGCTTGAGCCGATTCTCTGGTTCAACCCGCTCCCACTCCGCAGGCAGGTGACAGCGATCGCGGGGTGCTCGTAAAATGATGGCCGCACGTCATCACGCTCTCGTCTGAGCAGCTGGAGCGGAACGCTTTACCGGATGTCCGCATAGGATCGAGTTTTCGCCTGAAACATGGCAACTTATGCGAACGGAACGGATAGGCTTTCAGTATTCTGCTCTATTGCACCGTGAACTTCTCTGCCTGAAATTGAATCGATGTCCGCGCTCTCCCCTGAAGAATGGACCCGTTATCTTCACGAACACATTCCGGTCAGCCGGGCGATGGCAATTACCGTTCTGACCGCAGAGCCGGACGAGGCCGTTATTCAACTCCCGTTGACTGAGAATCTGAATCACCGGGAGACGGCGTTTGGCGGGAGTATTTCGACGGCCGGCATCCTCGTTTGCTGGCTGCTGTTCAACATTCGCATGCGCGAGAGGAACGAGACGCCGCGGCTCGTCGTCCGCAACAGCAACACGTCGTTCCTGAAGCCAATCGCCGACAGCTTCACCGCGAGCTGTCGATTCGATGACAATGCTGCCTGGGCGCAGTTCCTGAAGATCTACGAGAAGAAAGGCCGGGGGAAACTTTCGCTGACTTCCGAACTCTCCTCAGCCGGGGAACGCTGTGCGATTCACGCCGGCGAGTTCGTTGCTCTGCGAAACGACTGAGCCTCTCTCGGCACGAATCGTTCAGGAGTCAGTCGTCGGTTTTCTTTTTCTTGGTCGACTTCTTCTTCGTCGCTTTTTTCTTGGCCGATTTCTTCTTGGTGGCTTTCTTCTTTGTCGCTTTTTTCGTGGTTTTCTTGCCGGTCTTGGCGGCCTTGGCTTCGATCCACTCCAGCGCCTGGGCCAGCGTCACCGATTCCAGATCGGTATCCTTGGGAACCGTGGCATTGATCTTGCCATGCTTCACGTAGGGGCCGTACCGGCCCTCGAAGATGCCGATGACTTCTTCGTCCTCCGGATGCTTGCCGAGTTCGCGGATGGGCTTCGGAGCCTCTTTGGTGCGGGCCTGCTTCAGAAGTTCAACCGCCAGATCGAGACCGACCGTCAGCACGTCGACATCCTTCGGAAGTCCCTTGTACTTGCCCGAATGCTGCACGTAAGGACCAAAGCGGCCAATGCCGGCTTTGACCACCTTGCCGTCCTCTGGATGCTGCCCTAGCGTGCGGGGCAGTTCCATCAGCTTGATGGCGGTGCTGAGTTCGATCTGCGTCGGATCGATGTTCTTGGGGATGGAAACCCGCTTCGGCTTCGCGCCGTCTTCACCCTGCTCTCCCAGTTGGAGATAAGGACCGAACGGACCACTTAATACGAAGATTGGCAGCCCTTCCTCGGGATGCATGCCGATGGACTGAGGCCCCTGCTCTTTCAGCAGAAACAGCTTTTGAGCCAGTTCCTGGTTGACGTCTGCCGGGGAGATTTCCTGCGGCAGCGACGCGGTTTTCTGCTCGCCGTTTTCTTCTTTCTCCAGGTAAGGTCCATAGCGTCCCACGCGGACCGAAGAATCGAGGCCGGCGAATTCGAGCGTACAGGCTTTGCGCGGATCGATTTTCTCTTCGCGTGTCTTAACCTGTTCGACGAGACCATCATCGCCGCCGTAGAAGCGTCCCAGATACGGCACGCGCTGCGCCTGTCCGTTCGAAATATCGTCCAGCGTCTGCTCCATCCCGGCCGTGAACTGGGTGTCGACCAGATTGGGAAAGTTCTCTTCGAGCAGGCGTGTGACAGCCATCGCGGTGAAGGTGGGGATCAGCTGATTACTGTCCTTGCGGACGTAGCCGCGATCCTGAATCGTGCTCAGAATACTGGCGTACGTCGACGGACGCCCAATCCCTTCTTCTTCGAGCTTGCGGACGAGCGATGCTTCCGTGAAGCGGGCGGGAGGCTTGGTTTCGTGGCCGACTGGATCAAGCTGCGAGCAATTGAGCGGCTCCTGTTCCTTGAGATCCGGCAGCATGGAATCACGGTCATCGAGAGCCGCTTCCGGATCGTCACTGCCTTCCACGTAAGCACGGAAGAAGCCGGGGAACACAACCTGACGGCCGGTCGCTCGGAACTTCGCGTCTTCGACTTCCACGGTCACGTTGAGAAACTTCAGTCGCGCTTCGGCCATCTGGCAGGCCATGGTCCGCTTCCAGATTAGCGCGTAAAGCCTGGCTTCAACGCCTGTAAGCCGCAGCTCTTCGGCGGTTCGCATCTCCGTGCCCGAAGGGCGGATCGCTTCGTGAGCCTCCTGCGCGTTCTTCGATTTCCCGGTGTACTGGCGGGGACTGTCGCTCAGATAATTATCGCCATACAAATCCTGAATCCGGCCGCGAGTCGCCTGCACCGCTTCGGAAGAGAGGGCGACGCTGTCGGTTCGCATGTAGGTGATGTAACCGTTTTCATACAGCCGCTGAGCAGTCTGCATCGTCTGCCGGGCCGTCATGTTCAACTTACGGTTGGCTTCCTGCTGCAGCGAACTGGTGATGAACGGAGCCGGCGGCTTCCGGTTCGACATCCGCTCTTCAATTTCGCCGACCGACCAGTCGGCTTTCAGCAATCGCTCCTGAAGCGACTCGGCTTCCTGCTGGTTGAGCAGCAGGACATCAGCTCCCGGCTTCAGCTTGCCGGTCGCTTCATCGAAGTCTTTTCCGGTGGCGAGCCGTTTGTCATCGACCGAATGCAGAATGGCTTCGAACTGTCCGCCCGCTCCAGTCCGCAGCGCGGCTCTCAGGTCCCAGTACGTGGCCGAATGGAACGCGAGCCGCTCGAGTTCCCGTTGAACGAGCAGTCGCACTGCGACAGACTGCACTCGCCCGGCGGAAAGTCCGCGAGCGATCTTCTTCCACAGAAGTGGACTGAGCGTGTAGCCGTAAAGACGGTCCAGAACGCGGCGGGTTTCCTGAGCCTCGACGAGATCCTCGTTGATGTCCCGGGTGTTGTTGATGGCTTCCTGAATGGCGGATTTGGTAATTTCCGAGAAAACCATGCGACGAACGCTGACTTTTGGCTCCAGCAGCTGCACGAGATGCCAGCCAATGCTCTCCCCTTCGCGGTCTTCATCGGTCGCGATGATGAGTTCCTGAGCGTCCTGGAGGAGGTCTTTGAGTTCCTTGATCAGCTTTTTCTTTTCCGACGGAACCACATAAAGAGGTTCAAACTCCTTTTCGGGGTTCACGCCAAGCGTCGCCCAGGACTCCTTTTTATATTTGGAGGGGATATCTGCGGCCTTGGCGGGAAGATCACGGACGTGCCCGACACTGGCGCGAACGATGTAATCGCTGCCCAGAAAGCTACCGATCTTCTTTGCCTTTGCCGGGGATTCCACGATCACCAGCGCCTTATAGTTTCCGTTCTTCGCCACCATATGTGCGCTGCTCGCCTCCATCCTGACGCGGCCATCGGCCATGGCTGCGTCTTTGGGTTTCACTCTTGCGGCGCGGTCACTCGATCGGAGCAGGATGTCTCCACATCGTCTCCTCCGACAACAACCGCGGGCGGAATCGACAAAGGGTTAAATGATTGCAGGGCCGACTGTCAAGGCTGCGACTCTCGGCAAGAATGGTCCAAACTCGCTTGTCGGACCATGTAAAAATTAATTACAGTCCGGCTTCGCCCCTTTTCCGCCATCGTTGACGATGGCGGTTTTTCGCTCAGAGCAGTTTGTAAGGATACAGGATGAAGTCTCCGTTCGCGGTCTTTCGCAAACACCAGAAAGTCTTGATGGTCGCCCTGACCGGGCTGGCAATGTTTGCGTTCATTGTCCTCGACTCTCTGACGCAGAACATGGCCGCTTTCCCGCCAATCTTCGGGGCTTTGGTCGGTGTGGGGCTCGGCTGGTTGATCCTGAGAAACTCCAAATACACCTGGGTCGCACTGACCGTCGGGGGCGTGGCCGGAGCATTGATCGGCCTTCAGTTCCAGACCAACTCGACCACCCAGGCCGCCGTGACGACGTCGTTTGGTTCGATCAGCGAGATCGAACTGCAGAACGCCGCACGCCGCCGCGAAACGGTTAACCAGTTCCTCGTGCAGGCCTTCCGAGCCGCTCATGCGGGGGAAGAGAATCCTCAAATGTTCATGCTGCAGAGCTATCTGTTCGGCGGCAACGGGGATCCTCAGCAGGAAGCGTTGATGCACATGCTGATGATGCGGGAAGCCGACAAGGTCAACTTTTATGTGAGTGACCAGCAGGTTTCCGATTACATCAGCCAGGCGACAGCCAACAAGCTGAGCGGCGGCGATTACGTCAAGATTCTTCGCCAGATCGGCTTGAGCGACAGCGAACTGTTCAACCTCATCCGCGAACAGATTGCCTCACAGAGCCTGCGTCGCGAGCTGATGCCCCGATATGTGGCCACGCCGGAAAACTTCTGGGATTATTACCAGAAAATGAATGTCCGTCAGGAACTGGCGACTGTTTCGGTCGCGGTCGAAGCCTTCAAATCTGAAGTTGGCGAGCCAACGGACGAAGAACTGAAAGCCCTGTTCGACGAACACCGAGAAAAATTCCCCTCCGGTTCAGATCCAGGCTTCCGACAGCCGCCACGGGTGAAGCTGGCTTACCTCGAAGTCGATTACGACACGGTGGCCAAGACCGTTAAGGAAGTAACCGACGAAGAAGTCAAAGCCTATTACGAAGCCAATAAAGAGGATTACCGGAATCAGACCGCCGATCCATTCCCGTCGCAGTTCGGCGACGAGATGGAAGGCCTGGATGATGCCAATCCGTTTGAAGCTCCTGGCCTGGAAAGCCCGATGCTGGCTCCGGGACTGCCTGCTCCTGTCGGCACGGATACGCCGGCCATCGAATCGGGCGACCTGCCCGGACCGGTAATGACTCCTCCGGCGAACACCTCGGAGAGTTCCGCCACCCCGACCGCTCCCCCGCAGCCGGAATCGACCTCGACGCCTGCTCCGGAAGGAACCACATCAGCAATCGAACACCGTCCGTTCGGCAACGCGTTCGCCTTGATTCAGGATCAGCCGACTCCGTCCGAAGGATCGCCGACACCGGCTTCAACATCGACTCCGGCTCCCGCGTCGACTTCGACACCGACTCCGGAATCCACCTCCCGCCCTGCTCCAGAGATGACTGCTCCAGCTCCGGCTGGAACTTCGACGCCTGCTCCTGCGACGACCACAACTCCTCCGCCAGCAACGACTTCGACGCCAGCTCCGGAAACGACGTCCACCATGACGCCGCCGCCGGCTGCAGACCCACTTCCCGAATTCCAGCCTCTGGACGAAGCTCTCACCGAGCGAATTCGCGCTCAGATCAAGCGGGAAAGGGTGATGGCGAAGATCAACGAGATTACGCAGGAATCTCGCGGAGCTTTGTTCAACATCGTTTCGAAGTACGCCAACGCGGAAGACGACAACAAGGAAGCGATTGCAGCCGAGATCCAGAAGGCTGCTCAGGCTTACGCGAAGGAAAACAAGCTGCGGTACGTGGAGACGCCATTCCTGTCTCCGGAAGAACTGCAGGAATCCGAAGATCATCCGATTGGAAGCTCGACCGAACCAATTTCGATCCGTTTCCAGCGGGAGAACGCCCGGACCGTCGTTGAACAGCACTTCAGCGGACCGGATCTGGCCTCCATTGAACGGCAACGTTACCTGATCTTCGAAGCGGAAGACCCTTCGACGCTCAACCGCTTCCTGCACTGGCAGGTCGCGTTCAAGCCCCAGCACGTCCCAACGTGGGATGAAGACGGCGTGAAGGAACAGGTCCAGGAAGCCTGGAATGCGATTCAGGCTCGTGAACTGGCCCGCAAACGTGCCGAAAAGATCGCCGAAACTCTGCGAAACGCCGGCGACAAGACCTGGAAAGAAGCCCTGGCCGACGTCACCGAAACCGGAAAAGAGGGTGGGCAGAAACTGAATGTGGCCTACACGAGCCCGTTCACCTGGTTGACTCGCTCATCGGCGGCGAATCCGAACCCGTTCGCGCCGCCGCCGCTGGAACTGCCGGAACTTCCGATGATTTATGGCGGAATCAGCAACGAATTCATGGAAACGGTGTTCCGGGACCTGGAACCAGGCCAGGTGGGCGTCACCGAGAGTGCCGATGGACGTTACCTCCATGTGGTCCGGGTCGATAACCGGACTGATCTCGCAGAGATCCGCGCCTCGTTCCTGGCGGCTCAGGGCAGCCTGTTCTCGCCATTCTCGCCGTTCCAGATGATGACCTACGAAGACTCGCGTGATCTGGTTCGTCAGTGGAATTCGGACATCTACGAGAAGTACGAGGTCAAATGGGTGGGAAACGAATCGGAGTGATCGGAAGATTCCCGATTTCATCACCTCTGTGATTTGATCCTCTTGCATTGCGAGAAGATTCTGGAACAATCTACTTCATTCCCCGCGTTGAAAAATGGCATTGAAAGCATGTCTATTTATTGATAGGCTGCGATTAACGGTGTCATTCCACGCCTCAGAGAAGTGAGATTCCCGCCGGAACATACGCATGCATATCGAACTTGAAGTCAGCAATAAACGATCCAACGTCAAACGGCTTGTCATCCGGGAACGTGCCATTATCGGTCGCCAGAACCACTGCGACATTCGTGTCGTATCGGGCGAA from the Rubinisphaera margarita genome contains:
- a CDS encoding sulfatase family protein, with the protein product MRLAEIISCLHRLCFVATLALLITCLNGTKVRSAEKSTQPNIVLILVDDMGYGDPGCYNQQSKCRTPHIDRLAAEGMKFTDAHAAGGVCHPSRYGLLTGRYPFRHNRNWRHEPLIAEEDETIPEMLQRAGYTTHMVGKWHLGFDNGPDYNFEKGLTGGPVDRGFQTYFGMPASLDIPPYYYIEGRMASPQPTLPIAANSSPGWSPIQGAFWRAGLRAGNFIMEDVLDEFGRHAVETVETSFSKEEPSFLYLALTGPHTPWLPAEEFHGSGGAGLYSEFVAHVNAVVGRVVEAIDESGEADNTMVIFSSDNGPVWYENDEERFQHDSTGPLRGMKGDAWEGGHRMPFLIRWPAQLRGYSESDELIGFIDLLPTLAEITGTELETADRIDGRSFAALLDLPTKEPWPRGERVMLQHHSGSVIRAGSWKLITRLGSGGFSKPSKEKPQPGGPKGQLYDMVYDRGEADNLWLEHPEIVEKLMRQRQEIIDAHE
- the topA gene encoding type I DNA topoisomerase, with protein sequence MADGRVRMEASSAHMVAKNGNYKALVIVESPAKAKKIGSFLGSDYIVRASVGHVRDLPAKAADIPSKYKKESWATLGVNPEKEFEPLYVVPSEKKKLIKELKDLLQDAQELIIATDEDREGESIGWHLVQLLEPKVSVRRMVFSEITKSAIQEAINNTRDINEDLVEAQETRRVLDRLYGYTLSPLLWKKIARGLSAGRVQSVAVRLLVQRELERLAFHSATYWDLRAALRTGAGGQFEAILHSVDDKRLATGKDFDEATGKLKPGADVLLLNQQEAESLQERLLKADWSVGEIEERMSNRKPPAPFITSSLQQEANRKLNMTARQTMQTAQRLYENGYITYMRTDSVALSSEAVQATRGRIQDLYGDNYLSDSPRQYTGKSKNAQEAHEAIRPSGTEMRTAEELRLTGVEARLYALIWKRTMACQMAEARLKFLNVTVEVEDAKFRATGRQVVFPGFFRAYVEGSDDPEAALDDRDSMLPDLKEQEPLNCSQLDPVGHETKPPARFTEASLVRKLEEEGIGRPSTYASILSTIQDRGYVRKDSNQLIPTFTAMAVTRLLEENFPNLVDTQFTAGMEQTLDDISNGQAQRVPYLGRFYGGDDGLVEQVKTREEKIDPRKACTLEFAGLDSSVRVGRYGPYLEKEENGEQKTASLPQEISPADVNQELAQKLFLLKEQGPQSIGMHPEEGLPIFVLSGPFGPYLQLGEQGEDGAKPKRVSIPKNIDPTQIELSTAIKLMELPRTLGQHPEDGKVVKAGIGRFGPYVQHSGKYKGLPKDVDVLTVGLDLAVELLKQARTKEAPKPIRELGKHPEDEEVIGIFEGRYGPYVKHGKINATVPKDTDLESVTLAQALEWIEAKAAKTGKKTTKKATKKKATKKKSAKKKATKKKSTKKKKTDD
- a CDS encoding YiiD C-terminal domain-containing protein; the encoded protein is MSALSPEEWTRYLHEHIPVSRAMAITVLTAEPDEAVIQLPLTENLNHRETAFGGSISTAGILVCWLLFNIRMRERNETPRLVVRNSNTSFLKPIADSFTASCRFDDNAAWAQFLKIYEKKGRGKLSLTSELSSAGERCAIHAGEFVALRND